From one Nothobranchius furzeri strain GRZ-AD chromosome 2, NfurGRZ-RIMD1, whole genome shotgun sequence genomic stretch:
- the LOC139066223 gene encoding oocyte zinc finger protein XlCOF6-like, translating into MDTDVPQLVLVKEEAPEEQSAGVDQQDPEHLHIKEEQEELWTSLEGEHLCLKEETEAVGSPVTAVSIKSEDDEEKPLVSQLHQQQIEDRDVPTSSSADQMAAETGGGAGTSRNPDLNPHEQTSDSSETEVSGDDEDGDDYDDGVNLDSELSDSGSETGDEDDDWNESRSSESDVSRKREETDEKPLLLHFHNHQMKDRGVPTSSLAGQMTAKVGGGAETIKNLDLDPNEKTSDSSEIEVSGEDEDDLNLDSERSDSGPETGNGDHGCNENKSSESDIKTVNKSFSCPVCGIRFLHQWSLQEHVRVTSHSAVKSSECLVNTKCVKEKQHGGSCRKVQKEPKSFSCDECGKRFSQKSSLTRHMKGHTGEKPFACELCGYRCTQKANLNDHMRVHTGEKPFACELCGYRCTHKENLNRHMKVHTGEKPLACELCGKRFSQITGLNTHMRVHTGEKPFACELCGYRCTQKAHLNDHMKVHTGEKPFACELCGKRFSQKTSLNTHMRVHTGEKPFACELCGYRCTHKANLNDHMRVHTGDKPFACELCGYRYTQKSSLNTHMRVHTGEKPFACELCGYRCTHKAHLNTHMRVHTGEKPFVCELCGYRCTHKANLNDHMKVHTGEKPFACELCGYRFSRKTNLKRHTSIHKRLEGFI; encoded by the exons atggacacag atgttccacagctggtgctggttaaagaagaagctcctgaagaacagagtgctggtgtggaccagcaggacccagaacacctccacataaaggaggaacaggaggagctctggaccagtctggagggagagcatctctgtttgaaggaggagactgaagctgtcgggtctcctgttactgctgtttctataaagagtgaggatgatgaagagaaacctctggtctcacagcttcatcagcagcaaatagaagacagagatgttccaaccagcagctcagctgaccagatggcagcagaaactggtggaggagcaggaactagcaggaacccagatctgaaccctcatgaacaaacatctgattcttcagagactgaagttagtggagatgatgaagatggtgatgattatgatgatggtgtgaatctggactctgagctgtcagactctgggtctgaaactggagatgaagatgatgactggaatgagagcaggtcttctgagtcagatg tttcaaggaagagagaagagacggatgagaaacctctgctcttacatttccacaaccatcaaatgaaagaccgaggtgtcccaaccagcagcttggctgggcagatgacagcaaaagttggtggaggagcagaaactatcaagaacctagatctggaccctaatgaaaagacatccgattcttcagagattgaagttagtggagaagatgaagatgatttgaatctagactctgagcgttcagactctgggcctgaaactggaaacggagaccatggctgtaatgagaacaagtcttcggagtcagatattaagacagtcaacaaatcatttagctgccctgtgtgtggtatacggttcctccaccagtggtctcttcaggaacatgtgagagtgacaagtcattcagcagtaaaGTCGTCAGAGTGTTTGgttaatacaaaatgtgtgaaagagaagcaacatggaggctcatgtagaaaagtccagaaagaaccaaaatcatttagttgtgatgaatgtgggaaaagatttagccaaaagtccagtttaacccgtcatatgaaaggccacacaggagagaagccttttgcctgtgagctctgtggatacagatgtacccaaaaggcaaatttaaatgatcacatgagagtccacacaggagagaagccttttgcctgtgagctctgtggatacagatgtacccataaggaaaatttaaacagacacatgaaagtccacacaggagagaagcctttagcctgtgagctctgtgggaaaaggTTTAGCCAAATAActggtttaaacacacacatgagagtccacaccggggagaagccttttgcctgtgagctctgtggatacagatgtacccaaaaggcacatttaaatgatcacatgaaagtccacacaggagagaagccttttgcctgtgagctctgtgggaaaaggTTTAGCCAAAAAactagtttaaacacacacatgagagtccacaccggggagaagccttttgcctgtgagctctgcggATACAGATGCACCCATAAGGCAAatttaaatgatcacatgagagtccacacaggagataagccttttgcctgtgagctctgtggatacagatacacccaaaagtcaagtttaaacacacacatgagagtccacacaggagagaagccttttgcctgtgagctctgtggatacagatgtacccataaggcacatttaaacacacacatgagagtccacacaggagagaagccttttgtttgtgagctctgtggatacagatgtacccataaggcaaatttaaatgatcacatgaaagtccacacaggagaaaagccttttgcctgtgagctctgtggatacagatttagcagaaagacaaatttaaagagaCATACAAGCATCCACAAAAGGCTCGAGGGATTTATTTAA